The following DNA comes from Cetobacterium somerae ATCC BAA-474.
GTACCATTGGAAGCATAGCTCAGTTGGGAGAGCACCTGCCTTACAAGCAGGGGGTCACTGGTTCAAGTCCAGTTGTTTCCACCATATGAACTTTTAAAGCACATATGTGCTTTTTTTTATTTTTTGTAAAATAAAAAAAGGGATAAATTATGCTTAGCCCTTTTTTACAATTGCTTTTTCAAAAGATTAGTTGTATCTAGTTTATAAGACTCTTTATTGTTTAAAAAATTAAGAACATCTTCAGTTAGGTCAACACCACCATAAATTGTAGCACTTTTTTCAATAACCATTTCTAAATTTTTTTGTTTTCCAATTAAAATAGCAACAGAATCTATTTCGAATTTTATATCATAAATAAAATTTTGTTGATCCTCTTGAAAAACACGTTCAGAAGTCTCAATCTTTTCTTGAAATTGTTTTTTTAAATCTAATAATTTTTTTTTGTCATCTTCTGTAATTTTTGAATTTGATTTGATAATCTTCTCTTGTTCTAATAAGCTTTGTCTTAATCCTTCAATTTCTGAATTTAACTCTAATCTTTTATTTTCAAGTTTTTCTTCCATTTCAAAACGCTTATTGTATTGACTAAAGATGTATTCAGAGTCGATAACTCCAATATTGAGTGCAAAGGCTGAAGTGGTCATAAAAAGCAATAGAAATAAAACATTCATATAAATACTCCTTTTTGTGGAATTTTATTCTTATTATACATTATTTTGTCAATATTTGATATAATATTTAAAAGAAAAATAAAAAGAGGGTGGAGAATTGAATAAGAAACTAAAAATATTTTTACTTTTGATACAGATATTTGGTATCGGGCTTTCTTTATATTATAGAAAATTTTTATTAACAGTTGCGGTAGTTTTAATGTTAATATATAATCTATACGTTTTTTTTAAATGGAAAAAAATAAAAATGAAAAATAATTTTATACTAAGATCGTTTATAGCTTCAGATATAATTTTATTTTGTTTTTTTATTTTAATATTTAGAATGATTCAGATACAATTATTTGATTCAAACAATTATAAAGAAGCTATAAATAAGCAGATAAATGTCGAAAGAAGAGAAGGTGGAGAAAGAGGAAACATATACGATTCAAAGGGAAAAGGGTTAGCATATAGTATTAATATGTACGAATTATCAGTTGATCCCAAAAGATTTATAAAATCTTTAGAGGCACCTGAAGCTTTAAAAGAGTTAGTAAATAAGAAGTATATAAGAGATAACTATAGACCATTGTTAAATACAATAAATAAACTAGGAAAAGAGGAGAGAGTTTATAAAAGATTAAACAGGAATATAGATGATGTAGAGAAAAAAGAGATTGAAGAGATTTTAGAAAAATATAATATAAAAGGTAAAAATATTATATTTTTAAGTGGAAGAAAAGAAAGAAGATATTACAAGCCGGATCAATATTTCTTTTTAGTTGGAAATATAGGTTTTAAGAAGGGTACAGAAAAAGAAGGGATTTTTGGAATAGAACTTTTTTATGAAAATTATTTAAAAGGGGATAAAATATCTAGAATAATCCCAAGTATTAGAAGTTTAGGAATCGGATTGCCTACTTCTAGTGCTAGAACAAAAGTTAATTTAGATGGTATGAATATTCATTTAACTGTTGATAATGATTTACAATATATTTTAAATGATGAAATGGAAAAACAGTTTAAAAAAACAAATTCAGAAGAGGCGTACGCTGTTTTAATGGATCCAAATAATGGTAAAATATTAGCAACTTCATTTTTTAGAAAAAATAAAAAAAATGTAGCTAATCCAATATTCCAATCCCAAGTAGAGCCGGGATCTATATTTAAACCACTTGTAATAGCCGCAGCCTTACAAGAGAAAAAAATAAGAAGAAATACTAATTTTGATATTGGAAATGGAACCATAACGAAATATAAACATACTATAAGAGAAAGTAGTAGAAGTGTAAAAGGTATTTTAACAACTGAAGAGATATTAAAAAAGTCAAGTAACGTAGGAATGGTATTAATAGGAGATAAATTTACAAATGAGGAGTTTGACTCATATTTAGAGAGATTTGGATTATATGATAAAACAGGTGTTGATTATCCTTATGAAAAAAAACCTAGAAGAGAATCTGTAAAAAGATGGAATGGATTGAAAAAAAGTACAATGTCCTTTGGACAAGGAATTGCCGTAACACCAATTCAAATGATAACGGCTTTTTCAGCAGTAATAAATGGTGGAGTAATGTATCAACCATATATAGTTGATAAAATAACAGATAGAGATGGTTTAGTAGTTAGAAGAAATTTACCTATACCAAAAGGGAAAATTATAACAGAAGCAGTATCAAAAGAGATGAGAGCGATGATGGAGTTAGCTGTATTGGAAGGAACTGTAAAAAAAGCTCATGTTGATGATTATAGAATAGGTGGAAAAACAGGAACTGCTCAATATAGTGAACATGGAAGATATGTAAAGCATGAATATTTATCATCTGTAATGGGATTTTTTCCTGTAGAAAAACCTCAGTATATACTACTAGCTATGTTTTTTAAGCCTCAAGGAGATGTTTTGTATGATAAATATGGCGGAACAGCAGCAGCTCCAGTATTAGGAGAAGTTGTAAAAAGGGTAACTAAGATAAAAAATATTTATTCACAAAAGATAGAGAACATAAGAGTTCAAGGAAAACGAAGTTTGAGAAGTATAGAAAATAATGAAGAATTAGTTATAATGCCAGATCTAAAAGGGTTGAGTGCCAGAGAGGTTATTGAAATTTTTAAGGGTAGTGATATTGAAGTTGAATTAACAGGAACAGGTGTTGTTCAAAGTCAAAGTGTTGAACCACAAAAAGAATTGGTAGATATAAAGAAAATAAAAATAAAATTAAACTAGGAGAAAGTAATGAGATATTATAGTGTCTATATAGAAAAGACAAAAGATTTCTATACTTATGCCAGTGATGAAGAGAGTATAAACGTTGGAGATAGAGTTTTGGTATCTTTTAGAAATAAAGATAAAGTGGGACTAATTATTGAAGAAGAAAAAGATAAAGAGTATACTTTTAAAGTTTTGAAAATAAAAAAAGTATTATATGAAGAGTTAAGTTTTTCTAAAAAATTTATAAAATTGTTGTTATGGATAAGAGATTACTATATGAGTCCTTTTGATCAAGTTTTTTCTACAGCAGTGCCCTCAGGAGTAAAAATAAAGTATGAGGATATTTATCGACCTAAAAATCTTAATGGTACTTTAATTAAAGATGAGATTTTAGAATATTTTTTGAAAAAGAGTTTAGTTAGAAAAAAAACATTGGTTGATAGATTCTCAAAAAATAAAATACAGGAATATCTAGATAATAATTATTTAAAAGTTCAAGATAGTTGGTATGGTCTTCAAGAAGATGTTGAAGATGTTGATTTAGAACTGAAATTATATTTTCAAGAGAGAGTAGAAATTGGAAAAACAACTTTAGAAAAGAAATTTGACAAAAAAACTATTGAAAATCATTTGAAGAACGGAACATTAATACTTGAAAGAAAAATAAAAAGTTTTAATGAAGAGAAATTGAAAAAAGATATTGAAAAAGAGGTATATAAGGAAGATACTAAATTAAATTCAGAGCAAGAGAGAATAAAAAGTGGTATTGAAACTTCAAATAAAAGGCATTTTTTAATAAGAGGAGTAACAGGATCGGGAAAAACTGAGATATATATACAACTTATAAAGAGAGCTTTAGAAAATGGAAAAGGATCAATATTTTTAGTTCCAGAAATATCTTTAACTCCTCAAATGGTAAAAAGATTTAAAAAAGAATTTGGAGAAGAGGTGGCAATACTTCATAGTAGATTATCTAATATAGAAAGAGCTAAAGAGTGGTATAGCATATATACAGGTGATAAAAGAGTTGTTTTAGGAGTTCGTTCAGCAATTTTTGCTCCTGTAAAAAATCTCGAATACATTATTGTAGATGAAGAGCACGAAAATAGTTATAAACAAGATAGTACACCAAGGTATAATGCAAAGTATGTAGCTATAAAAAAAGCTGAACTAGAAAATGCAAAAGTAGTTTTAGGTTCAGCAACACCATCGATTGAAAGTTACTACTATGCTAAAAAAGGAATATTTCAACTTTTTGAGATAGATCATAGATATAAGGATGCAAAATTACCAGAGATAGAGATTGTGGATATGAAAGAGGAAAAAGATAGCTTTTTCAGTGAAAAACTTTTAGAGGAGATAAGAGGAGCACTTTTAAGAAAAGAACAAATAATACTTCTTCTAAATAGAAAAGGATATTCTACATTAGTTCAATGCCAAGAATGTGGACATATGGAAGAGTGTGAGCATTGTTCTATAAAATTAAACTATTATGCAAGTAATAACAGCTTAAAGTGCAACTATTGTGGCATATCAAAAAGATTTTTAGGTCATTGTTCTAAGTGTGGAAGTAAAAATATATCCTTTAGTGGACGTGGAGTTGAAAGAGTAGAAGAGGAGCTTCGAAAAAGATTTCCTGTAAATATAATTAGAGTTGATGGAGATGTTTCAAAAGAAAAAAATTTTTATGAAAATATGTATAATGATTTTTTAGGTGGTAAATACGATATTATGATTGGAACTCAAATGATATCTAGAGGATTACATTTTCCCAATGTAACTTTAGTTGGAGTAATAAATGCAGATACAATTATGAGTATCCCTGATTTTAGATCAGGTGAAAGAACATATCAAATGATAACTCAAGTAGCGGGAAGAGCTGGAAGAGGAGAGAAAAAGGGGAAAGTTATAATTCAGACTTATCAACCTGAAAATTATATAATAGAAAAAATTCAGGAAAATAGTTATATAAATTTTTATGAAAAAGAGATAGAGAAAAGAGAGATACTTTTTTATCCCCCATTTTCAAAAATAATAAATATTGGAATATCTTCAAATGAGGAGTATGGATTAGAAGAGTATTGTCATTTGGTATTTAAAGAGATTGAACATGAGAAAGTAGAGCTTTATGGACCTATGAAATCATTAGTTTATAAAGTGAAAGGAAGATATAGATGCAATATATTTATAAAAGGGGACAGAAGAGAAATCAATGAGTATAAAATATTTTTAGAAAATAAATTGAAAAAAATAGAGAATAAAAAATATAGAATAGTTGTTGATGTAGACCCGATTAATCTAATATGATATAATATATATTGAAAAAAAAGAGAATTGGAGGAAAATACATGTTATACGACATAAAAATATATGGAAATGAATGTTTAAGAACTGTAGCTGAGCCAGTAACAGAAATAACGCCAGAGATACTTGAAATTTTAGATAATATGGTAGAAACAATGCACGAAGCTAATGGAGTAGGACTTGCAGCACCACAAGTTGGAATAAGCAAGAGAATGTTTGTAATTGACGTTGGAGATGGGATTGTAAGAAAAATTATAAATCCAGAGTTAATAGAGTTATCAGATACTGTTGAAAATATAGATGAAGGATGTTTAAGTGTTCCAGGAATTTATAAACCTGTAAAAAGATCAGTGACAGTAAAGATAAAGTATTTAAACGAAAAGGGTGAAGAAGTAATAGAAGAGGGAACAGAACTTTTAGGAAGAGCTTTCCAACACGAGTATGACCATTTAGAAGCTATTTTATTTGTAGATAAAATATCACCAGTGGCTAAAAGAATGGTATCTAAAAAATTACAACTTTTGAAAAAAGAGGTAGGTAAAAACTAATGAAAAATCTACTTTGGATAGTCCCGTTAGTTATACATTTTGCATTTTTAGGACAAAATATATTTAGATCATTTGTTAAAATCGATAAGTTAAAAATGGAGCAAGAGATAAAGATTAAACAAAAAAAAGAGATTGAAAGCTTAATTGTTAGATATGATGAAATGATTGAGAATATAAATAATCCCTTTTACAGAGAAAAAGTAGCTAGGAATCAACTCCAAATGGTTTTACCAGGAGAAAAAATTTATAGATTAATTGAAACAAAGTAGGAGGAAAAATGAAAAGAGAGTTAGCTTTAGAGTTTGCTAGAGTTACAGAAGCAGCAGCCTTAGCAGCTTACAAATGGGTAGGTAGAGGAGATAAGGAGGCAGCAGATCAAGCAGCGGTAGACGCTATGAGAACTGTACTAAATGGGATAAAAATTCAAGGGGAGATTGTAATAGGAGAGGGAGAGATTGATGAAGCTCCTATGCTATACATCGGCGAAAAGGTAGGAATAGATTCTCCTGATAAAGAAAGATATTCACAAGTTGATATTGCTGTAGATCCAGTTGAAGGAACAAGAATGACAGCACAAGGTCAAGCTAATGCAATCGCAGTTTTAGCAGTAGGGAACAAAGGCAGCTTTTTAAAAGCTCCAGATATGTATATGGAAAAATTAATAGTAGGACCTGAAGCAAAAGGTGTAATTGATTTATCAAAACCTTTAATGGAAAATATAGATAATATATGTAAAGCTTTAAATAAGCCATTAAATGAGCTAACAGTAGTAGTATTAGACAAACCAAGACATAAAACGATAATAAAAGATTTACAAGATTTAAATATTAAAGTTTATGCTTTACCAGATGGAGATGTAGCAGGATCAATATTAACATCAGTTGTAGATTCAGATGTAGATGTACTTTACGGTATAGGTGGAGCTCCAGAAGGTGTTATATCAGCTGCTGTAATCAAGGCTTTAGGTGGAGATATGCAAGCTAGATTAAAATTAAGAAGTGAAGTAAAAGGTGTATCACTAGAAAATGACAAAATATCTGCATATGAAAAGTCTAGATGTGAAGAGATGGGACTAAGAGTAGGAGATGTTTTAAAGATGGATGATCTTGTAAAAGATGATGAAGTTATTTTCTCAGCAACAGGAATAACAAGTGGAGATCTTTTAGAAGGTGTAAAAAGAAAAGGGAATATAGCTAGAACTCAAACTTTAGTTATAAGAGGAAAAAGTAAAACAGTTAGATATATAAATGCTGTTCATAACCTAGATTATAAACCGGAAGATATAATGGAATTAGTAAAATAATTAAATAATAATTGAATAGAAAAGTAGAGAATATTCTCTACTTTTCTTCATTATTAAATGAGGAGGATAAATGTTTTTTTATGATGATTTTATAAAAAAAATAGAAAAGACAAAAGTACAATATAAACCATTAAAGAAGTATACACTTGAAGGTAAAAAAATGATTGTATGGTTAGGAACAGGAGTACCACTTATATTAATTGGAGCTCTTCAAGGATATATAGGGTATACAAAGAATTATAGCATACCATACATAGGAATAGCTGCATTGCTATTATTTTTAGGATTTAAACATTTAAAAAATCTTTTTAAATATAAAATAATTTTAGATTGTGAAAATAAAAGGATCTTAGGTCAAGGATTGAATCTATCTTTTGATGAAATAGATACATGTACTATGAAAGAAGGAGTAGTAGGAAAAGGAAATAGACTACAAGTTATAATAAGAATAGTTACAATTGATAAAAGAGAGATAATTATCCCTTTAATTATGGGAAATAAAATTGATTTTATCTGTACTTTAAAGGATGAACTAAAGGGTAAGTTTTCAATAATAAAGGGATAGGAGTGATTCTATGAAAAAATTAACTTTTTTACTTTGCTTGTTTTTAATAAGTTTTTCTTTTGTTTTTAGTAAAGATAATAAGCGAGAGTTCAGAGGAGTTTGGATAGCAACAGTTGACAATATAAACTGGCCTTCTAAACAAGGGTTAAGTATTGAAGAACAAAAGCAAGAGTATATTGATATTTTAGATGAAATAAAAAGTTTGAATATGAATGCTGTAATAATGCAGGTGAGACCTACAGCAGATAGATTTTATAAAAAAGTTAATAAAGAACCATGGTCTAAATATATAACTGGAGAAAGTGGTAAAGATCCAGGATATGATCCTTTGGAATTTTTTGTAGAAGAAGCTCATAAAAGAAATTTAGAATTTCATGCATGGTTTAATCCATATAGAATAACATTAAAAAATAATGAAAAAATTCCTGAAAATCATATAGCTAAAAAAAATCCTAACTGGGTTATTGAATATGGTGGTAAATATTATTATGATCCTGGAAATCCAAAAGCTAGGGAGTTTACAGAGGATGTTATAGTTGATGTTGTAAAAAATTATAATATAGATGGTGTTCATATGGATGATTATTTTTATCCATATCCAGTGTTAGATAAAAACAAAAAAGTTGTTCCTTTTGGAGATACTAAATCTTATAAACTATATGGAAAAGGAATGAAGCTTGAGGACTGGAGAAGAAAAAATACAGATACTTTTGTAATGGAGTTATCGAAAAAAATAAAAAAGACAAAGCCTTATGTGAAGTTTGGAATAAGTCCTTTTGGAGTTTGGAGAAACAATGATAAAGATCCAACTGGATCGGCAACAAGAGCGGGTGCAGAAAATTATGATACTTTATATGCAGATACAAGGACGTGGATACAAAATGAATGGATAGATTATATAGTTCCACAAATATATTGGGATTTTAACTTAAAAGTTGCTAAGTATGACATTTTGGTTAATTGGTGGATAAATGAAGTTAAGAATAGTAATGTTCATTTGTACATAGGTCATGCAGCTTATAAAATCGGAAGTAATAAAGCTTGGAGAAACGAGAATGAACTTATAGATCAAATAAAGTATAATAGAAATTTTGAGAATGTTCATGGAAGTGTATTTTTTGGATTTGATAAGATTCAAAAAAATAGCTTGAATATTAAAACAAATTTAAAAGAAAAAGTTTACGAGACACAGGTATTGCCTCCAACAAGTCCATGGATAGATATTATAGCTCCAAAGCCAGTGACTAATATAAAAGCAAAAATTATAAAAG
Coding sequences within:
- a CDS encoding septum formation initiator family protein is translated as MKNLLWIVPLVIHFAFLGQNIFRSFVKIDKLKMEQEIKIKQKKEIESLIVRYDEMIENINNPFYREKVARNQLQMVLPGEKIYRLIETK
- the def gene encoding peptide deformylase, with the translated sequence MLYDIKIYGNECLRTVAEPVTEITPEILEILDNMVETMHEANGVGLAAPQVGISKRMFVIDVGDGIVRKIINPELIELSDTVENIDEGCLSVPGIYKPVKRSVTVKIKYLNEKGEEVIEEGTELLGRAFQHEYDHLEAILFVDKISPVAKRMVSKKLQLLKKEVGKN
- a CDS encoding OmpH family outer membrane protein; translation: MNVLFLLLFMTTSAFALNIGVIDSEYIFSQYNKRFEMEEKLENKRLELNSEIEGLRQSLLEQEKIIKSNSKITEDDKKKLLDLKKQFQEKIETSERVFQEDQQNFIYDIKFEIDSVAILIGKQKNLEMVIEKSATIYGGVDLTEDVLNFLNNKESYKLDTTNLLKKQL
- a CDS encoding glycoside hydrolase family 10 protein, with the protein product MKKLTFLLCLFLISFSFVFSKDNKREFRGVWIATVDNINWPSKQGLSIEEQKQEYIDILDEIKSLNMNAVIMQVRPTADRFYKKVNKEPWSKYITGESGKDPGYDPLEFFVEEAHKRNLEFHAWFNPYRITLKNNEKIPENHIAKKNPNWVIEYGGKYYYDPGNPKAREFTEDVIVDVVKNYNIDGVHMDDYFYPYPVLDKNKKVVPFGDTKSYKLYGKGMKLEDWRRKNTDTFVMELSKKIKKTKPYVKFGISPFGVWRNNDKDPTGSATRAGAENYDTLYADTRTWIQNEWIDYIVPQIYWDFNLKVAKYDILVNWWINEVKNSNVHLYIGHAAYKIGSNKAWRNENELIDQIKYNRNFENVHGSVFFGFDKIQKNSLNIKTNLKEKVYETQVLPPTSPWIDIIAPKPVTNIKAKIIKDGVLLTWDDPANNYADYYAIYRSTDKEFDEKNSKYLLTTVKRKYGLKYLDKNIEKNKTYYYKIAPVDRVHNQGEVKEKIILKK
- the priA gene encoding replication restart helicase PriA, with the protein product MRYYSVYIEKTKDFYTYASDEESINVGDRVLVSFRNKDKVGLIIEEEKDKEYTFKVLKIKKVLYEELSFSKKFIKLLLWIRDYYMSPFDQVFSTAVPSGVKIKYEDIYRPKNLNGTLIKDEILEYFLKKSLVRKKTLVDRFSKNKIQEYLDNNYLKVQDSWYGLQEDVEDVDLELKLYFQERVEIGKTTLEKKFDKKTIENHLKNGTLILERKIKSFNEEKLKKDIEKEVYKEDTKLNSEQERIKSGIETSNKRHFLIRGVTGSGKTEIYIQLIKRALENGKGSIFLVPEISLTPQMVKRFKKEFGEEVAILHSRLSNIERAKEWYSIYTGDKRVVLGVRSAIFAPVKNLEYIIVDEEHENSYKQDSTPRYNAKYVAIKKAELENAKVVLGSATPSIESYYYAKKGIFQLFEIDHRYKDAKLPEIEIVDMKEEKDSFFSEKLLEEIRGALLRKEQIILLLNRKGYSTLVQCQECGHMEECEHCSIKLNYYASNNSLKCNYCGISKRFLGHCSKCGSKNISFSGRGVERVEEELRKRFPVNIIRVDGDVSKEKNFYENMYNDFLGGKYDIMIGTQMISRGLHFPNVTLVGVINADTIMSIPDFRSGERTYQMITQVAGRAGRGEKKGKVIIQTYQPENYIIEKIQENSYINFYEKEIEKREILFYPPFSKIINIGISSNEEYGLEEYCHLVFKEIEHEKVELYGPMKSLVYKVKGRYRCNIFIKGDRREINEYKIFLENKLKKIENKKYRIVVDVDPINLI
- a CDS encoding penicillin-binding protein → MNKKLKIFLLLIQIFGIGLSLYYRKFLLTVAVVLMLIYNLYVFFKWKKIKMKNNFILRSFIASDIILFCFFILIFRMIQIQLFDSNNYKEAINKQINVERREGGERGNIYDSKGKGLAYSINMYELSVDPKRFIKSLEAPEALKELVNKKYIRDNYRPLLNTINKLGKEERVYKRLNRNIDDVEKKEIEEILEKYNIKGKNIIFLSGRKERRYYKPDQYFFLVGNIGFKKGTEKEGIFGIELFYENYLKGDKISRIIPSIRSLGIGLPTSSARTKVNLDGMNIHLTVDNDLQYILNDEMEKQFKKTNSEEAYAVLMDPNNGKILATSFFRKNKKNVANPIFQSQVEPGSIFKPLVIAAALQEKKIRRNTNFDIGNGTITKYKHTIRESSRSVKGILTTEEILKKSSNVGMVLIGDKFTNEEFDSYLERFGLYDKTGVDYPYEKKPRRESVKRWNGLKKSTMSFGQGIAVTPIQMITAFSAVINGGVMYQPYIVDKITDRDGLVVRRNLPIPKGKIITEAVSKEMRAMMELAVLEGTVKKAHVDDYRIGGKTGTAQYSEHGRYVKHEYLSSVMGFFPVEKPQYILLAMFFKPQGDVLYDKYGGTAAAPVLGEVVKRVTKIKNIYSQKIENIRVQGKRSLRSIENNEELVIMPDLKGLSAREVIEIFKGSDIEVELTGTGVVQSQSVEPQKELVDIKKIKIKLN
- the glpX gene encoding class II fructose-bisphosphatase, which encodes MKRELALEFARVTEAAALAAYKWVGRGDKEAADQAAVDAMRTVLNGIKIQGEIVIGEGEIDEAPMLYIGEKVGIDSPDKERYSQVDIAVDPVEGTRMTAQGQANAIAVLAVGNKGSFLKAPDMYMEKLIVGPEAKGVIDLSKPLMENIDNICKALNKPLNELTVVVLDKPRHKTIIKDLQDLNIKVYALPDGDVAGSILTSVVDSDVDVLYGIGGAPEGVISAAVIKALGGDMQARLKLRSEVKGVSLENDKISAYEKSRCEEMGLRVGDVLKMDDLVKDDEVIFSATGITSGDLLEGVKRKGNIARTQTLVIRGKSKTVRYINAVHNLDYKPEDIMELVK